A genomic window from Candidatus Krumholzibacteriia bacterium includes:
- a CDS encoding HPr family phosphocarrier protein, producing MALRTAHIGDPVGLHLRAASRIVQVAKQFECDIRIAYSGVETNAKSILGLASLVARHRDPIDVIAVGPDEAEALDALVHLIEVELAEEA from the coding sequence ATGGCTCTGAGAACGGCGCACATCGGAGATCCGGTGGGACTCCACCTGCGGGCGGCGAGCCGCATCGTCCAGGTGGCCAAGCAGTTCGAGTGCGACATCCGGATCGCCTACAGCGGCGTGGAGACGAACGCCAAGAGCATCCTGGGCCTGGCCTCGCTGGTCGCGAGGCATCGGGATCCGATCGACGTGATCGCCGTGGGGCCCGACGAGGCGGAGGCGCTCGATGCCCTCGTCCATCTCATCGAGGTCGAGTTGGCCGAGGAGGCCTGA
- a CDS encoding PTS system mannose/fructose/sorbose family transporter subunit IID, translated as MRRGRSGMAAISWWRLWSVQGSFSPSRRQWLGWIVALEPTREEAARPDADWVRAEPGVVNTNPFLFGVLAGARVAVDEQGNRDLARALTETLPSTLGALGDRLVWTGLRPAVMVWAAVAALWAGPWAALVAWAVLGIGQGWLRHWGLRWGYVQGPAIGLALRRLPLHALADRFRRAGAVGAGVLAASLLGSGAGPTIAEFPLSTAGATAMVAVLAWKRSGPEWALLSVGLLVWAVTRLQG; from the coding sequence ATGCGACGGGGCCGGTCCGGGATGGCAGCCATCTCGTGGTGGAGGCTCTGGAGCGTCCAGGGCAGCTTCTCGCCGTCGCGGCGGCAGTGGCTGGGCTGGATCGTCGCCCTCGAGCCCACCCGCGAGGAGGCGGCCCGACCCGATGCGGACTGGGTCCGGGCCGAGCCGGGGGTCGTGAACACGAATCCCTTCCTGTTCGGCGTTCTCGCGGGTGCGCGGGTCGCCGTCGACGAGCAGGGGAATCGGGATCTTGCGCGGGCGCTCACCGAGACCCTGCCGAGCACGCTCGGCGCACTCGGCGACCGACTCGTGTGGACGGGACTGCGCCCCGCGGTGATGGTGTGGGCCGCGGTCGCCGCTCTCTGGGCCGGCCCGTGGGCCGCGCTGGTCGCGTGGGCGGTGCTGGGGATCGGACAAGGGTGGTTGCGTCACTGGGGTCTGCGTTGGGGGTACGTCCAGGGTCCGGCGATCGGACTGGCGTTGCGCCGGCTCCCGCTCCACGCCCTGGCGGATCGTTTCCGTCGCGCCGGGGCGGTCGGTGCCGGTGTCCTCGCGGCCTCGCTGCTCGGCAGCGGCGCGGGACCGACGATTGCGGAGTTCCCCCTGTCGACCGCCGGAGCCACGGCGATGGTCGCCGTGCTCGCCTGGAAGCGTTCGGGCCCCGAGTGGGCTCTGCTGAGCGTGGGGTTGCTCGTGTGGGCCGTCACCCGGCTCCAAGGTTGA
- the ptsP gene encoding phosphoenolpyruvate--protein phosphotransferase, with protein MQRWRGISASPGLVIAPAKTWRRAALRVDWRTPPGGDAAHERERLERALEMTRAELSSLRSQLRQQLGEEQAQILDAQLLILEDEDFLSVVDRAIESERLSAEAAFTRAMAEALIPLDLRGDGLFRERMTDFRDVEQRVVRALTGGSDPVPQLDEACILVTPQLTPSETAALDLAHVRGFCVDEGGHTGHTAIIARSLGVPAVVGLRDFSGRVEDGVDLAIDGATGEVMVDPDAATLRRFEVRIRRRRQAEERLLRIRDVAAETTDGRRVELSANIELPQEVDLALANGARGIGLVRTEYFYLSTSHLPSEEEQVASYRDLLERVGDAPVIFRALDVGGDKLLAAMGGMREYNPFLGLRGARFLLSHPEILHTQLRALYRASRYGSMKIMFPMVCDLEELRAFQSEAAAVRDVLHREGHEFDAELELGIMIETPSAVAMAPELARECDFFSIGTNDLTQYLLAVDRTNARVAHLAQAHHPAVLRAIRDTVRAAHDAGIWVGCCGEMGANPLHALLLVGIGIDELSTHAAAVPLVKKAIRSVSYEQVRGWAEDVAQLSTTAEVDRYLRTRAHERLRDFLGSDQE; from the coding sequence GTGCAGCGCTGGCGAGGAATCAGTGCGTCTCCGGGACTCGTGATCGCTCCGGCGAAGACCTGGCGTCGCGCCGCGTTGCGCGTCGACTGGCGTACGCCCCCCGGTGGGGACGCAGCACACGAGAGAGAGCGCCTCGAACGGGCCCTCGAGATGACCCGCGCCGAGCTGAGTTCGCTCCGCTCACAACTGCGCCAGCAGCTCGGTGAGGAACAGGCGCAGATCCTGGACGCGCAGCTGCTGATCCTCGAGGACGAGGACTTCCTGTCGGTCGTCGACCGCGCGATCGAGTCGGAGCGGCTGTCGGCCGAAGCCGCCTTCACCCGGGCCATGGCCGAGGCCCTGATTCCGCTCGACCTGCGCGGCGATGGCCTGTTCCGCGAGCGCATGACCGACTTCCGCGACGTCGAGCAGCGCGTCGTCCGCGCCCTCACCGGGGGCAGTGATCCCGTTCCGCAGCTCGACGAAGCGTGCATCCTGGTCACGCCCCAACTCACCCCGAGCGAGACGGCAGCCCTGGACCTCGCCCATGTGCGCGGCTTCTGCGTGGACGAGGGGGGGCACACCGGGCACACCGCCATCATCGCGCGCAGTCTGGGCGTGCCCGCCGTGGTCGGTCTCCGTGACTTCAGCGGTCGCGTCGAGGACGGTGTCGACCTGGCCATCGACGGGGCCACGGGTGAGGTCATGGTCGACCCGGACGCAGCGACGCTGCGGCGTTTCGAGGTTCGCATCCGTCGCCGGCGGCAGGCCGAGGAGCGGCTGCTCCGGATCCGCGACGTCGCAGCCGAGACCACCGACGGCCGCCGCGTGGAGTTGTCGGCGAACATCGAGTTGCCGCAGGAGGTCGATCTGGCGTTGGCGAACGGCGCGCGTGGGATCGGACTGGTGCGCACCGAGTACTTCTACCTGTCGACGTCGCACCTGCCGAGCGAGGAGGAGCAGGTCGCCAGCTACCGTGACCTGCTCGAACGCGTGGGCGACGCACCCGTGATCTTCCGCGCGCTCGACGTCGGGGGCGACAAGCTGCTCGCGGCCATGGGAGGCATGCGGGAGTACAATCCCTTCCTCGGTCTCCGCGGTGCCCGTTTCCTGCTGAGCCACCCCGAAATCCTGCACACGCAGCTGCGGGCCCTGTACCGGGCGAGTCGCTACGGCAGCATGAAGATCATGTTCCCCATGGTGTGCGACCTCGAGGAACTGCGGGCCTTCCAGAGCGAGGCGGCGGCCGTGCGTGACGTGCTGCACCGCGAGGGCCACGAATTCGACGCCGAACTCGAGCTCGGGATCATGATCGAGACGCCGTCGGCGGTCGCCATGGCACCGGAGCTCGCGCGCGAGTGCGACTTCTTCAGCATCGGGACGAACGACCTGACGCAGTACCTGCTCGCGGTCGACCGCACGAATGCACGGGTCGCCCATCTGGCGCAGGCACACCACCCGGCGGTCCTGCGGGCCATCCGCGACACCGTACGGGCCGCGCACGACGCCGGGATCTGGGTCGGTTGCTGTGGAGAGATGGGGGCGAATCCGCTGCACGCCCTGCTCTTGGTGGGCATCGGCATCGACGAGCTCAGTACCCATGCGGCAGCCGTGCCGCTGGTGAAGAAGGCGATCCGCAGCGTGAGCTACGAGCAGGTGCGGGGTTGGGCCGAGGACGTGGCGCAGCTCTCGACGACCGCGGAGGTCGACCGCTACCTGCGGACCCGCGCGCACGAGCGTCTGCGCGATTTCCTCGGATCCGATCAGGAGTGA
- the hprK gene encoding HPr(Ser) kinase/phosphatase: MTSHDPEHSVPFEAVVERLRHVAEVEALTDSGPETPTVSHLDIHRPGMALMGYVEGFHRERIQVFGETEMGYLRTLDPELERQALERVFSLDLPGIFVAKGLPAGSGLVESALRHRVPLAIVDLATDELSTAVRDVLARFFAPKTTRHATLVDVYGVGVLVTGPSGIGKSETALDLVERGHRLVADDIVVIRRTSRDVLMGRSRDNVEHLMEIRGLGVIDVFPLFGVRAIRMQKRIEVELALEEWSETKDYDRHGLDRDSTEILGVRIPRVTAPIFPGKNNTVIAEVIALDFMLKTYGIDSAEDFNRKLIETMSEQGFTKRYLEHDPE, encoded by the coding sequence ATGACCTCCCACGACCCGGAACACAGCGTTCCCTTCGAAGCGGTCGTCGAGCGTCTCCGCCACGTGGCCGAGGTGGAGGCGCTCACCGACTCCGGTCCGGAGACACCAACCGTCTCCCATCTCGACATCCATCGTCCCGGCATGGCTCTCATGGGCTACGTCGAGGGGTTCCATCGAGAGCGGATCCAGGTCTTCGGCGAGACCGAGATGGGATACCTCCGCACACTCGACCCCGAGCTGGAGCGTCAGGCGCTCGAGCGGGTGTTCTCCCTCGACCTGCCGGGGATCTTCGTGGCCAAGGGCTTGCCCGCCGGCTCCGGCCTGGTCGAGTCGGCCCTGCGCCATCGCGTGCCGCTGGCCATCGTCGATCTGGCGACCGACGAGCTCAGCACCGCGGTGCGCGACGTGCTCGCGCGCTTCTTCGCCCCGAAGACCACCCGCCACGCCACGCTGGTCGACGTCTACGGCGTGGGTGTGCTCGTCACCGGCCCGAGCGGAATCGGCAAGAGCGAGACGGCGCTCGACCTGGTCGAGCGCGGGCACCGTCTGGTCGCCGACGACATCGTGGTGATCCGGCGGACCTCGCGCGACGTGCTCATGGGGCGGAGCCGCGACAACGTCGAACACCTCATGGAGATCCGCGGACTCGGCGTGATCGACGTGTTCCCGCTCTTCGGTGTCCGCGCCATCCGCATGCAGAAGCGGATCGAGGTCGAGCTCGCGCTCGAGGAATGGAGCGAGACCAAGGACTACGACCGGCACGGTCTCGATCGCGACTCCACCGAGATCCTGGGTGTGAGGATTCCCCGGGTCACGGCCCCGATCTTCCCCGGGAAGAACAACACTGTGATCGCCGAGGTCATTGCGCTAGATTTCATGCTGAAGACCTACGGAATCGATTCGGCCGAGGACTTCAACCGAAAGCTGATCGAGACCATGTCCGAACAGGGATTCACGAAGCGGTACCTGGAACACGACCCCGAGTGA
- the raiA gene encoding ribosome-associated translation inhibitor RaiA — protein MHLDIQPRNYKPTARVRETIEDKSQKLLKYADVDRVRYTLSEENLDLVCEVHLHVMGKDFHAKASSEDMLNSVDQASAALEKQLRRYKSKREDRRKAPDASGMNSANALEATLASEAASEPDEDEIDR, from the coding sequence GTGCACCTGGACATTCAGCCCCGCAATTACAAGCCCACCGCCCGCGTTCGCGAAACCATAGAGGACAAGTCGCAGAAGCTCCTGAAGTACGCCGACGTCGATCGCGTGCGGTACACCCTCTCGGAGGAGAATCTCGACCTCGTCTGCGAGGTCCATCTGCACGTCATGGGGAAGGACTTCCACGCGAAGGCCAGCAGCGAAGACATGCTGAACTCCGTGGACCAGGCCAGCGCAGCTCTCGAGAAGCAGTTGCGTCGGTACAAGAGCAAGCGCGAGGATCGCCGCAAGGCGCCGGACGCGTCGGGCATGAACTCCGCGAACGCCCTCGAGGCCACGCTCGCGTCCGAGGCCGCGAGCGAGCCCGACGAGGACGAGATCGACCGCTGA
- a CDS encoding SIS domain-containing protein yields the protein MDMTRAGVREMAALVARLGEQLRSSYAIACGHDVVIPTDADRVVVFGMGGSAAAAEVVGGSLAAGTFDLRIVRTYAPPFPLRDRDLLVFSSYSGNTEETLSSFEAVLEGEHADRAVALGSGGRLAELAEAADVPVLPIPGGLPPRASLGHGVGLLCGILQRAGMVGDLTAQVEEAAGRLDDGVRRHGLDGDAPGDDSVSGWAERLSGRLPVVYAGAPVAIASMRRLRAQLNENSKMLVSTAELPELDHNEIVGWGHATSVRSEAVVVALRDPGEHPRVARRFEITREVLADRVAHWGEVSVQDGAPLARCLESVQWGDALSVALASHHEVDPMPVSAIDTLKDRLGRP from the coding sequence ATGGACATGACCCGCGCGGGAGTCCGCGAGATGGCGGCGTTGGTGGCGCGCCTGGGTGAGCAGCTCCGCAGCTCGTACGCCATTGCGTGCGGTCACGACGTCGTGATTCCGACCGACGCCGATCGCGTCGTGGTGTTCGGCATGGGTGGCAGCGCGGCCGCGGCCGAGGTGGTGGGTGGGAGCCTGGCTGCCGGCACTTTCGATCTGCGGATCGTGCGGACCTACGCTCCCCCCTTCCCTCTGCGCGATCGCGATCTGCTGGTGTTCAGCAGCTATTCCGGCAACACCGAAGAGACCCTCTCGTCCTTCGAAGCGGTGCTCGAGGGCGAGCACGCGGACCGGGCCGTGGCGCTGGGTTCGGGCGGACGCCTGGCCGAGCTGGCCGAGGCCGCCGACGTTCCCGTCCTGCCGATTCCCGGTGGCCTGCCTCCTCGCGCCAGTCTGGGTCACGGTGTCGGTCTTCTCTGCGGAATCCTGCAGCGTGCGGGGATGGTCGGGGACCTGACCGCGCAGGTGGAGGAGGCCGCCGGTCGGCTCGACGACGGCGTGCGGCGTCACGGCCTCGACGGTGACGCCCCCGGCGACGACTCGGTGTCCGGCTGGGCCGAGCGCTTGAGCGGCCGCCTGCCCGTGGTCTACGCCGGGGCACCGGTCGCGATCGCATCCATGCGGCGACTCCGGGCCCAGCTGAACGAGAACTCGAAGATGCTCGTGTCGACCGCAGAACTCCCGGAGCTCGATCACAACGAGATCGTGGGATGGGGGCATGCGACGTCCGTGCGGTCCGAGGCCGTCGTCGTCGCTCTGCGCGATCCCGGAGAGCATCCACGGGTGGCGCGTCGTTTCGAGATCACCCGCGAGGTGCTCGCGGACCGTGTCGCGCACTGGGGCGAGGTCTCGGTGCAAGACGGTGCTCCGCTCGCGCGCTGCCTGGAGTCGGTCCAGTGGGGTGACGCATTGTCCGTGGCCCTGGCGTCACACCACGAAGTGGATCCCATGCCCGTGTCGGCCATCGATACTCTGAAGGATCGTCTCGGCCGCCCCTGA
- a CDS encoding PTS sugar transporter subunit IIB, whose protein sequence is MTLLMARIDDRLVHGQVIVGCCEPLGGRRILVCDDVVSRDSVRQSLFAAAVPPDIEVEFLEPARCPARLQALSDVGENAVTILLTRDCATMRTLVESGSGIDRVVVGGLHRRPGAVEVVEGFHLTEADRNDLVALIRAGCRVAFQSVPGAAEVGAETVLGDTGTSP, encoded by the coding sequence ATGACCCTGCTCATGGCGCGGATCGACGACCGTCTGGTACACGGTCAGGTGATCGTCGGTTGCTGCGAGCCGCTCGGGGGCCGCAGGATCCTCGTCTGCGACGACGTGGTCTCGCGGGACTCGGTTCGGCAATCGCTCTTCGCCGCCGCGGTCCCACCCGACATCGAAGTCGAGTTCCTCGAGCCCGCGCGCTGCCCGGCGCGGCTGCAGGCGTTGTCGGACGTCGGTGAGAACGCCGTGACGATCCTGCTCACCCGCGACTGTGCAACCATGCGCACCCTCGTCGAGTCCGGTTCCGGGATCGATCGTGTCGTCGTCGGGGGCTTGCATCGCCGCCCCGGTGCGGTCGAGGTCGTCGAGGGGTTCCACCTGACCGAGGCGGACCGCAACGACCTGGTCGCGTTGATCCGGGCCGGTTGTCGGGTGGCCTTCCAGTCCGTCCCCGGAGCGGCAGAGGTCGGTGCCGAGACCGTGCTCGGGGACACGGGGACTTCGCCTTGA